In Sphingobacterium thalpophilum, a genomic segment contains:
- a CDS encoding FecR family protein, translating into MRLTDDIKQLIIKYIGDNLTSDEKTDLKLWLDESAEHRIFFEDLLDRDDFINDLNQWSLLQASDTMDWNERLKTKTLETIRTSAIKPSPIRNLKRLLPYAAALISLTLGGLMYFIVVKKQVTPISDRMVLNDVEAQNNNAEIRLSNGKVLQVSSQKGALVSGDKLTYEDGTVLQNESLKEDLMATVNTPAGTMLKLQLEDGSEITLNAKTTLKYRLHFAKNKRVVEVDGEAYFKIAKNKKVPFQVVSNGQLIEVTGTEFNVNTYSKSQSSTTLVEGSINLSAQGQTLQLRPNQQALFASGQLSKKVVDPANYIAWLDNKFYFNETDLHTALQLIGQWYDLQIIYTQPIKETLLYGEIQRTKSLSAVLKILERSHIKFELIQENGIRKLFVSN; encoded by the coding sequence ATGAGATTGACTGATGATATCAAACAACTAATCATAAAGTACATCGGCGACAACTTAACGTCGGATGAAAAGACCGATTTAAAGCTATGGTTGGACGAATCAGCAGAACACCGTATTTTTTTTGAAGACCTTTTAGATCGCGATGATTTTATCAATGATTTAAATCAATGGAGCCTACTCCAGGCCTCAGATACGATGGATTGGAACGAAAGGTTAAAGACAAAAACCCTAGAAACCATTCGAACCTCCGCCATTAAACCATCTCCTATAAGAAACCTAAAGCGTTTGCTACCCTACGCTGCAGCTTTAATAAGCCTAACTTTAGGTGGTCTGATGTATTTCATAGTGGTAAAAAAACAGGTTACACCGATCAGCGATCGAATGGTCTTAAATGATGTAGAAGCACAGAACAACAACGCTGAAATACGACTTTCGAATGGCAAAGTACTCCAGGTATCGAGTCAGAAAGGAGCCTTGGTTTCAGGAGATAAATTGACCTACGAAGACGGTACTGTTCTACAAAACGAATCTTTAAAAGAAGATCTGATGGCCACAGTCAATACCCCCGCCGGCACAATGTTGAAACTGCAATTGGAAGATGGCTCAGAAATTACACTTAATGCGAAAACAACACTCAAATACCGGCTTCATTTTGCAAAAAACAAACGTGTTGTTGAAGTTGACGGTGAAGCCTATTTCAAAATTGCGAAAAATAAAAAGGTTCCATTTCAGGTCGTTTCCAATGGACAGCTCATCGAAGTCACCGGTACCGAATTCAACGTAAACACCTATTCGAAATCCCAAAGTAGTACAACGCTTGTGGAGGGAAGCATCAATCTATCCGCGCAAGGGCAAACGTTACAGCTCAGACCCAATCAGCAAGCGCTCTTTGCTTCGGGTCAACTATCCAAAAAAGTGGTCGATCCCGCTAACTACATCGCATGGCTCGACAATAAATTCTATTTTAATGAAACGGACCTTCATACTGCCCTACAACTGATCGGTCAATGGTATGACCTGCAAATCATCTACACGCAACCGATAAAAGAAACACTATTATATGGCGAAATTCAACGAACGAAAAGTCTATCGGCAGTCCTAAAAATTTTGGAACGTAGCCATATTAAATTTGAATTGATCCAAGAAAATGGCATCCGTAAACTCTTTGTTTCAAACTAA
- a CDS encoding alpha/beta hydrolase-fold protein, translated as MKTVYTLLFSALSLPLAAQKVVKTKIHSAKMDKNIETIIITPDMKDGINYKTVYILHGYSGTPTRTVQEDIPDLIQKAKTFQTIYVLPDGNFNSWYVDSPIDPHSQYSTFIGNELVNYIDHHYPTQQNRNARGILGWSMGGYGALHIGIAYPQTFSIVGSSCGALDFDRFGQAYQQYQVDKVLGDFKNLNDVDRIYSNEDKMKHNKQRYILDCGTEDLQMLEMNRTFHKHLTNKNIEHLYIESKGGHDTVYWSKSLSQQLALFQNYFQHEGL; from the coding sequence ATGAAAACAGTATACACCCTCCTATTTTCTGCCCTTAGCCTACCACTGGCGGCACAAAAAGTCGTTAAGACAAAAATCCATAGTGCCAAAATGGACAAAAACATTGAAACCATTATAATTACGCCCGACATGAAAGACGGGATCAATTATAAAACAGTTTATATTCTCCATGGTTATAGCGGCACCCCCACCCGTACAGTGCAAGAAGACATTCCCGACTTAATCCAAAAAGCAAAAACTTTTCAGACTATTTACGTGCTACCAGATGGAAATTTCAATTCTTGGTACGTAGATAGCCCCATCGATCCACATTCACAGTACAGCACCTTTATCGGAAATGAGCTAGTCAATTACATCGATCATCACTACCCGACGCAACAAAACCGAAATGCGCGCGGAATACTGGGCTGGAGCATGGGTGGCTACGGAGCATTGCACATCGGCATAGCCTACCCACAAACATTTTCGATCGTCGGAAGTTCATGCGGCGCACTTGATTTTGACCGCTTCGGACAGGCCTACCAGCAATATCAGGTAGACAAGGTATTGGGCGATTTCAAAAATCTGAACGATGTAGACCGCATCTACAGCAACGAAGATAAAATGAAGCACAATAAACAACGCTATATCCTCGATTGTGGAACTGAAGACCTGCAAATGCTGGAAATGAACCGTACATTCCACAAGCATCTGACCAACAAAAACATCGAGCATCTTTACATCGAATCAAAAGGCGGACACGATACTGTTTATTGGAGCAAATCACTATCACAACAGTTGGCTTTATTTCAAAACTACTTTCAACATGAAGGATTATAG
- a CDS encoding RagB/SusD family nutrient uptake outer membrane protein — MIHSTHRHIKLALCILLASSLSISCKKQLETNPLDKFANETFWTSETNAQSALTGLYKAEIQMNSLAEFSPTDWWSYNGLLYLEFASDNAYDRRGDNSVFNKLSDGTLTSNNGNLDNYWQYTYKKIARANYFLENIDKTPISAELLARFKAEARFIRACQYFYLSQYWGDAPLVTKTLTPNEANQVSKAKKQELVTFVERELQEAANDLPSYGKLTAAERGRASKQAALAFLGRIQLAEKSYADAIKSYEQIINANENSIDPNYSGLFNGTNETSKEIIFATQYLVDLAGNGMFQHNFPAVAGGWHLHCPLGSLVESYGFTDGTAFSYDDARYNAQDISKNRDPRLAFTVITNGDRFKNLKYTSHPDSTLSIDQLTTTKQATRTGYGLRKFNDEGFSGNLQNSGADVPIIRYAEVLLSYLEAKLENGDPITSDLLDKTINAVRKRSSVNMPAITVQSSSALRSTLRNERRVELALEGLRYWDLLRWGIAKDVLKGDFYGAPFPAAKNLRIKAGGNKDPYSRWYVTSKAFRAGQDEHWPIPQNEININPNLK, encoded by the coding sequence ATGATACATAGCACACACAGACATATAAAATTGGCCCTATGCATTCTTCTTGCATCAAGCCTGAGCATCAGCTGCAAAAAACAGCTGGAAACCAATCCGCTTGATAAATTTGCAAACGAGACTTTTTGGACCAGTGAAACGAATGCGCAATCAGCGCTGACAGGATTATACAAAGCAGAAATCCAAATGAACTCCCTCGCCGAATTCAGCCCCACAGACTGGTGGTCCTATAACGGGCTACTTTATCTGGAGTTTGCTTCGGACAATGCCTACGATAGACGTGGTGATAATTCGGTTTTCAACAAGCTATCCGATGGAACATTAACGAGCAATAACGGCAACTTAGACAATTATTGGCAGTATACCTATAAGAAAATCGCCCGTGCAAATTATTTCCTTGAAAATATTGATAAGACGCCGATTTCAGCTGAACTACTCGCTCGTTTCAAGGCAGAAGCGCGCTTTATACGTGCCTGTCAATATTTCTACCTCTCTCAATACTGGGGTGACGCTCCCTTGGTGACCAAAACCTTAACACCCAATGAGGCAAACCAGGTATCCAAAGCAAAAAAACAGGAATTGGTTACTTTTGTTGAACGTGAATTACAGGAAGCGGCAAACGACTTACCGAGTTATGGCAAATTGACTGCCGCAGAACGGGGCCGCGCAAGCAAACAGGCAGCCCTCGCTTTCCTGGGACGCATCCAACTGGCCGAAAAATCTTACGCCGACGCGATCAAAAGCTATGAGCAGATCATCAATGCCAATGAAAATAGCATTGATCCCAACTATTCAGGCTTATTTAATGGAACCAACGAAACGAGCAAAGAGATTATTTTTGCCACGCAGTATCTTGTTGATCTCGCTGGAAACGGGATGTTCCAACACAATTTTCCCGCAGTCGCTGGGGGTTGGCATCTCCATTGCCCGCTTGGTAGCCTTGTAGAGAGCTATGGTTTCACCGATGGAACGGCATTTTCGTACGATGATGCGCGCTATAATGCACAAGACATCAGCAAAAACCGGGATCCGCGTTTAGCCTTCACGGTGATAACAAATGGAGACCGCTTTAAAAATTTAAAATACACCTCACATCCAGATTCCACATTGTCTATTGATCAATTGACAACAACAAAACAGGCAACACGCACGGGCTACGGATTGCGCAAGTTCAACGACGAAGGCTTTAGTGGAAACTTACAAAACTCTGGAGCCGATGTTCCTATTATACGCTACGCCGAAGTCCTCCTGAGTTACCTTGAAGCCAAACTCGAAAATGGTGATCCTATTACCAGCGACCTACTGGACAAAACTATCAACGCTGTCAGAAAAAGAAGCAGTGTTAATATGCCAGCCATCACCGTCCAAAGCAGTAGCGCACTGCGTTCGACCTTACGTAACGAAAGACGTGTCGAACTGGCACTGGAAGGACTCCGTTATTGGGATTTATTACGTTGGGGTATCGCAAAAGATGTACTAAAGGGCGATTTCTATGGGGCACCATTCCCAGCTGCGAAAAATCTCCGCATAAAAGCAGGTGGAAACAAAGATCCTTATAGCCGATGGTACGTAACCAGTAAGGCCTTCCGAGCTGGCCAAGATGAACATTGGCCAATTCCACAGAATGAAATTAATATCAATCCAAATTTAAAATAG
- a CDS encoding DMT family transporter, which yields MKDYRSTLYVAAGACSYGLLATIVKYANHLGIHTSLLTFLQFMFGFLFLLAFNLLSKRHTKEHNIIKFSSKIKLMVWGISLGLTTTLYYLSIQYIPVSVGIILLMQSIWISLVAEAVLLKKLPSKGKLAGVIIVLLGTTLATNLFQNNNALDYRGIILGFGAGISYTLAIYASSTVEKELPSSVRSQFLVLGGLLLIVAFWNMDIIRYIQPNALPWGLLIAIFGTILPPLLFTKGIPKTGIAMGNIISSLEIPVSTLSAMLVLQEVVSGFQWFGILLILMAVIIINVGKS from the coding sequence ATGAAGGATTATAGATCGACACTCTATGTTGCTGCAGGCGCTTGCAGCTATGGACTACTCGCAACAATTGTGAAATATGCAAACCACTTAGGGATACACACAAGTTTGTTGACTTTTCTGCAGTTTATGTTTGGTTTTCTCTTTTTGCTGGCCTTTAATCTGTTGTCAAAACGTCACACAAAAGAACATAACATCATCAAATTTTCATCAAAAATTAAACTGATGGTCTGGGGCATTTCCCTTGGTCTAACAACAACACTTTACTATCTCTCCATCCAATATATTCCCGTATCCGTTGGGATTATCCTGCTGATGCAGTCTATTTGGATAAGTTTAGTGGCAGAAGCAGTGCTACTGAAAAAGCTCCCATCAAAAGGTAAACTAGCAGGAGTGATTATTGTTTTGCTCGGCACGACCTTAGCAACCAATTTATTCCAAAACAATAATGCGCTTGATTACAGAGGAATAATACTGGGTTTCGGAGCGGGAATAAGTTATACGCTGGCAATTTATGCTTCAAGCACAGTGGAGAAAGAGTTACCGAGTTCGGTACGAAGCCAATTCTTGGTTTTAGGCGGACTGCTGCTCATCGTAGCATTTTGGAACATGGATATTATTCGGTATATACAACCTAACGCATTACCCTGGGGATTATTGATTGCCATTTTTGGAACGATTCTTCCACCCTTACTATTTACAAAGGGAATCCCGAAAACTGGAATAGCGATGGGAAATATTATTTCAAGTCTGGAAATCCCCGTTTCAACCTTATCTGCCATGTTGGTTCTGCAGGAAGTTGTTTCAGGGTTCCAATGGTTTGGCATACTCCTGATTTTAATGGCTGTCATCATAATTAATGTTGGTAAGTCGTAA
- a CDS encoding sulfatase-like hydrolase/transferase, which produces MKKPLSLALLLSASLFVTLPTVSFAQKASKPNVIYIYADDLGFGDLSSYGAKQIETPNLDKLARNGVRFTNAHSTSATCTPSRFALMTGTYPWRQEGTGILPGDAKLIVPTDKITLPKVFKHAGYATAIVGKWHMGLGNQVQKDWNAPIKPGPNDVGFDYSFIFPATADRVPTVFLENDQVVAAEANDPILVDYEKKIGNDPTGKEHPELLKMHSSPGQGHNQTIVNGIGRIGYMSGGTRARWVDEEVSTTFLHKAQEFISQHQNKPFFLYFCLTEPHVPRMPATQFKGKSKLGYRGDAILQLDWTVGQIQQQLQLLGLDKNTIIIFSSDNGPVLDDGYMDGAVAQQNGHLPAGPLRGGKYSIFEGGTRVPFIVSGKGVAQGKVSNALISQIDLLATSAQLLDVPLKADEAKDSAPLLKTLTGQDNKGRSSMVQHAQTLAIVKDEWKYIAPSKGAPYMKLTDTETGSLPEDQLYDLKNDIGEKNNVASKYPEKVAELKQLLEGERKK; this is translated from the coding sequence ATGAAGAAGCCACTATCTCTAGCGTTATTACTCTCCGCGAGCCTTTTTGTTACGCTACCCACCGTTAGTTTTGCCCAAAAGGCAAGTAAACCGAATGTCATCTATATTTATGCGGATGATCTTGGTTTCGGTGATTTAAGTAGCTATGGTGCCAAACAAATCGAGACACCCAACCTGGATAAGCTCGCCCGGAACGGCGTCCGATTTACCAATGCACATAGTACATCGGCAACTTGCACCCCTTCCCGTTTTGCATTGATGACCGGGACGTATCCATGGCGCCAGGAAGGGACAGGCATTCTGCCCGGCGATGCCAAACTAATCGTTCCTACGGATAAAATTACATTACCCAAGGTATTTAAACATGCCGGCTATGCTACTGCCATTGTTGGAAAATGGCATATGGGACTCGGAAATCAGGTCCAAAAAGACTGGAATGCCCCCATTAAACCCGGGCCTAATGATGTAGGCTTTGACTATTCATTCATTTTTCCTGCAACAGCAGATCGCGTCCCAACAGTGTTTCTTGAAAATGATCAAGTTGTGGCCGCTGAAGCCAATGATCCAATTCTGGTGGACTATGAAAAGAAAATTGGGAACGACCCTACGGGCAAAGAACACCCCGAACTGCTCAAAATGCATTCTTCACCGGGTCAGGGCCACAATCAGACTATCGTCAACGGTATCGGAAGAATCGGCTACATGAGCGGCGGAACACGTGCCAGGTGGGTGGATGAAGAAGTTTCCACAACATTTCTCCACAAAGCCCAGGAATTTATTTCCCAACATCAAAACAAACCGTTCTTTCTCTATTTCTGCTTGACAGAACCACATGTCCCACGTATGCCCGCAACACAATTTAAAGGGAAAAGCAAACTCGGCTACCGCGGCGATGCTATTCTGCAATTGGATTGGACCGTCGGACAAATTCAACAGCAGTTGCAGCTCTTGGGACTTGACAAAAACACGATTATAATTTTCAGTAGCGACAACGGGCCCGTTCTCGACGACGGCTATATGGATGGAGCTGTGGCCCAACAAAATGGCCATCTACCCGCAGGCCCACTACGCGGTGGCAAATATAGCATCTTCGAAGGCGGAACGCGCGTGCCCTTTATCGTGAGCGGCAAAGGTGTTGCACAGGGGAAAGTTTCCAATGCTTTGATCAGCCAAATAGATCTGTTGGCAACAAGTGCCCAATTATTGGATGTTCCACTAAAAGCAGATGAAGCAAAAGACAGCGCCCCACTCTTGAAAACCTTAACCGGTCAAGATAATAAGGGACGTAGCAGTATGGTACAGCATGCGCAGACACTGGCTATCGTAAAGGACGAATGGAAATATATTGCACCCAGCAAAGGTGCCCCCTACATGAAACTAACCGATACTGAAACAGGAAGTCTTCCGGAAGATCAGTTATACGATCTCAAAAATGATATCGGCGAAAAGAATAATGTGGCTTCAAAATATCCAGAAAAGGTCGCTGAACTCAAGCAGTTATTGGAAGGAGAACGTAAAAAATGA
- a CDS encoding TonB-dependent receptor: MNFKFLVHRNRIAVNIPKQWKTKMKLSAFFTLACVVKLSAASYAQSITINAKKMSLVQVLRTIQKQSGVPFLLNGKELAELKIEAQVRNMPLEKAVPILLKGQPVDWSFQDNMLVVTKLKTNHLSYDLPSNYVLVQQNRTIKGNVHDSKGTTLQGATIMIKGSTKATTTDASGNFQIEANNNAVLVIKMIGYQTKEIPLANQLYLNIELSQHIDALEEVVVVGYGTTKKKELIGSVSQVDGKQLAKRSVPQLAQALTGQMPGVTVIQRSGQPGAANNTIQIRGVGSFGASTDALILVDGIPTNSFNDIDPNDVASISVLKDASSAAIYGARAANGVILVTTKTGATGGKLAVNYNGYYGIQKPTAFPEFVNSWEYASLLNETTSGGGGYTAEEIQKFKDGSDPDNYPNANYMASSFKSQAAQTGHNLNISNTTDKIQYTLSAGFLNQKGIVIKNNFDKYNIRLNLISNLNDKLKLTTRVAAIQTDTDEPAAPATLDFSRMTDIISQVIRYPAIYPIGLSNGDWGAGNNLKGTPVSFLESESFYKEKVSNIAGNARLDWKPIADLTLSAIGGYTQTNGRTKLFRASQRINNSITLGPSNLNQTAPYDTYKTFQALADYNKTIGDHSLKILGGYSFEKGYSEGLSAYRQNFPSNDLTELNVGSPDGQQNSGTATEWALESLFARVQYNYAKKYLVEGVVRYDGSSRFPTNKKYATFPSIAVGWLLSEESFIKDHYSWIDELKIKGSYGVLGNQNIVGNIQQRVVSNYPYQDVLNPGYNYPFGNTISPGVARTTIVDPTLRWESTRTADAGMEVALFKNLLTFSSTYYNRYTYDILVSPGSSVSKVLGFEVGVQNSGKLRNSGWEFTLGHQKKLNEFSYNVNLNFSTVKNRVVDLGVGNINQPNGLVGNGSTLFIGYPIQAYYGYQADGLFIDAADIASWANQTSINPKPQPGDIRYKDISGPDGIPDGKVDATYDRTVIGSRIPKYTYGMNIGMSYKGFDLGILLQGVSGVKGLLDNYAGFALTQNGNIQRWQADGRWTAANPDRNAVYPRIEQLPSTGTPNTLLSDYWLLDASYLRLKNMQLGYTIPKNTLAKWKLSGLRIYANAENLFTKSNYRKGWDPEINSSGAYYPIMRNFTFGVNLSF, translated from the coding sequence ATGAATTTTAAATTTCTTGTTCATAGAAATCGAATTGCTGTGAACATTCCCAAGCAATGGAAGACCAAAATGAAGCTGAGCGCATTTTTTACTCTTGCATGTGTTGTTAAGCTGTCTGCAGCCAGCTACGCACAATCAATCACAATTAACGCCAAAAAAATGTCTTTGGTGCAAGTACTTCGTACCATCCAAAAACAGAGTGGTGTCCCCTTTCTATTGAATGGTAAAGAACTTGCTGAACTAAAAATTGAGGCGCAGGTTCGTAATATGCCTTTAGAAAAAGCTGTACCGATCCTCTTAAAAGGCCAACCTGTGGATTGGAGTTTTCAGGATAATATGCTTGTCGTAACGAAGTTAAAAACAAACCACCTATCGTATGACCTTCCAAGCAATTACGTCTTAGTGCAACAAAACCGCACCATCAAGGGAAATGTTCACGATAGCAAAGGAACCACGCTCCAAGGTGCAACAATTATGATAAAAGGTTCGACAAAGGCAACTACTACAGATGCAAGTGGTAACTTTCAGATTGAAGCAAATAATAACGCCGTACTTGTCATTAAAATGATCGGCTACCAAACCAAGGAAATCCCGTTGGCCAACCAGCTCTACCTCAATATTGAACTTAGCCAGCATATCGACGCATTGGAGGAAGTCGTCGTCGTAGGCTACGGTACGACAAAAAAGAAAGAACTAATCGGTTCGGTTTCCCAAGTTGATGGGAAACAACTCGCCAAACGCTCCGTTCCCCAGCTTGCTCAGGCCCTTACAGGTCAAATGCCGGGCGTGACCGTCATACAACGATCTGGCCAACCTGGGGCAGCAAACAATACCATACAGATCCGTGGTGTGGGATCATTTGGTGCAAGTACCGACGCACTTATTTTAGTTGACGGTATACCCACCAATTCCTTCAATGATATCGATCCAAATGATGTCGCTTCGATCTCGGTACTGAAAGACGCCTCTTCGGCAGCCATATACGGAGCTAGAGCTGCAAATGGTGTCATTTTGGTTACAACAAAAACCGGGGCAACAGGTGGAAAATTAGCCGTCAATTACAATGGTTATTATGGGATCCAAAAACCAACAGCCTTCCCCGAATTTGTCAACTCTTGGGAGTACGCTTCTTTACTCAACGAAACCACGAGTGGTGGCGGTGGCTATACGGCCGAAGAAATCCAAAAATTTAAGGATGGCTCAGATCCTGACAATTATCCAAATGCCAATTATATGGCAAGCTCATTTAAGTCACAAGCAGCACAAACAGGCCACAACTTAAATATATCCAATACCACAGATAAAATACAATACACCTTATCTGCTGGCTTTCTCAACCAAAAAGGTATTGTCATCAAAAACAATTTTGACAAATACAATATTCGCCTCAATCTCATATCAAACCTCAATGACAAGCTCAAGTTAACCACTAGAGTCGCAGCGATTCAAACGGACACAGATGAACCCGCAGCTCCGGCAACGCTTGACTTCTCCCGCATGACGGATATCATTTCTCAGGTGATTCGCTATCCCGCCATATACCCTATTGGGTTGAGCAACGGTGACTGGGGTGCAGGAAATAACCTGAAAGGGACACCCGTATCTTTCCTGGAGAGCGAATCCTTCTATAAAGAAAAAGTATCCAACATCGCAGGAAATGCAAGACTGGACTGGAAACCGATTGCAGATCTGACCTTGTCCGCTATAGGAGGGTATACGCAAACAAATGGCCGTACAAAGCTTTTCAGAGCTTCGCAACGGATCAACAATTCCATTACGCTGGGACCTTCTAACCTCAATCAAACTGCGCCTTATGATACGTATAAAACTTTTCAGGCATTAGCAGACTATAACAAAACAATCGGGGACCATTCCTTGAAAATATTAGGCGGTTATTCCTTCGAGAAAGGCTACAGTGAAGGTTTAAGCGCTTACAGGCAGAATTTCCCCAGTAATGATCTTACCGAGTTAAATGTAGGTTCACCAGATGGGCAACAAAACTCGGGTACTGCTACTGAATGGGCATTGGAATCGTTGTTTGCACGCGTACAATATAACTATGCCAAGAAATACCTTGTCGAAGGTGTTGTTCGATACGATGGGTCTTCCCGTTTTCCTACGAATAAAAAATATGCTACCTTCCCTTCGATTGCAGTAGGTTGGCTACTGAGTGAAGAATCGTTCATCAAAGATCACTATAGTTGGATAGACGAATTGAAAATCAAAGGATCTTATGGGGTACTTGGAAACCAAAATATTGTCGGTAATATACAACAGCGTGTTGTCTCTAACTACCCATACCAGGATGTTTTAAATCCGGGTTATAATTACCCTTTTGGAAACACCATTTCTCCAGGGGTCGCTAGAACCACCATTGTTGACCCTACGCTACGCTGGGAATCAACCAGAACGGCAGATGCGGGCATGGAAGTGGCTTTATTTAAAAATTTATTGACATTCAGTAGTACCTATTATAACCGTTATACTTACGATATTTTGGTGAGCCCAGGTTCTAGTGTTTCCAAAGTTTTGGGGTTTGAAGTAGGCGTACAGAATTCTGGAAAACTTCGAAATAGTGGCTGGGAATTCACCTTAGGACATCAAAAGAAGTTGAACGAATTTTCGTATAATGTGAATCTAAACTTCTCTACCGTCAAAAATAGAGTCGTCGATTTGGGTGTCGGCAATATCAACCAGCCAAATGGCTTAGTTGGAAATGGTTCAACCCTATTTATCGGTTACCCCATACAGGCTTACTATGGCTACCAAGCCGATGGCCTATTTATCGATGCTGCTGATATTGCAAGCTGGGCCAATCAAACCAGCATCAACCCAAAGCCACAGCCAGGCGATATCCGATACAAAGACATTAGTGGCCCCGACGGCATACCTGATGGAAAAGTAGATGCCACATATGACCGAACTGTGATCGGATCACGTATCCCCAAATACACCTACGGGATGAATATCGGGATGAGCTATAAAGGTTTTGACTTAGGAATACTTCTTCAAGGTGTAAGTGGTGTTAAAGGCTTATTGGACAATTATGCTGGATTTGCATTGACACAAAACGGCAATATCCAACGCTGGCAAGCTGATGGAAGATGGACAGCAGCAAATCCCGACCGCAATGCGGTTTACCCAAGAATTGAACAATTGCCAAGCACAGGTACTCCCAATACACTGCTGTCAGACTACTGGCTTTTGGATGCGAGCTACTTACGCCTCAAAAATATGCAATTAGGCTATACCATTCCCAAGAACACCCTTGCAAAATGGAAATTGTCAGGCCTGCGGATCTATGCAAACGCCGAAAACCTATTTACCAAAAGCAATTATAGAAAAGGCTGGGATCCGGAAATCAATTCAAGCGGCGCCTACTACCCTATTATGCGCAATTTTACATTTGGGGTTAACCTTAGTTTTTAA
- a CDS encoding Crp/Fnr family transcriptional regulator: MIEKLLFEMNTYAALSAETTDILKTIFQVKQFKKNEHILRAGEYAKYYYFICKGLLGYYKLDADGNTIYKMFFEENSFCASTAAIITETPSAFNIVALEDVELIQYSAKAFRELVRTKHDLALFQIAYLEKNWVVKKEPLEIELKWESAKERYLELHQNQVLFKRLKQHHIASYLGVTPTQLSRIRKELKE, translated from the coding sequence ATGATAGAAAAACTACTCTTCGAAATGAATACTTATGCTGCGCTCAGTGCAGAAACAACAGACATTTTGAAAACTATCTTTCAGGTGAAGCAGTTCAAAAAAAATGAACATATTCTACGTGCTGGAGAATATGCCAAGTACTATTATTTTATCTGCAAAGGATTATTAGGCTATTATAAATTAGACGCTGATGGTAATACCATCTATAAAATGTTTTTTGAAGAAAATAGCTTTTGTGCTTCCACCGCCGCCATCATCACAGAAACACCGAGCGCGTTCAACATCGTTGCACTCGAAGATGTTGAGTTGATTCAGTATTCTGCCAAGGCTTTCCGTGAGCTTGTCCGGACAAAGCATGATTTAGCACTCTTTCAGATAGCCTACCTGGAAAAGAATTGGGTGGTCAAAAAAGAACCACTTGAAATCGAGCTGAAATGGGAATCTGCGAAGGAACGTTACCTTGAACTTCATCAGAATCAAGTGCTTTTCAAACGCCTCAAACAGCATCATATCGCCTCCTATCTTGGTGTAACTCCCACGCAATTAAGCCGCATCCGTAAGGAATTAAAAGAATAA